A window of the Zeugodacus cucurbitae isolate PBARC_wt_2022May chromosome 2, idZeuCucr1.2, whole genome shotgun sequence genome harbors these coding sequences:
- the LOC105215773 gene encoding tigger transposable element-derived protein 6 — protein sequence MTGKGRKITSLTIKQKLEIINLVNQDKISKNEVAKEYNCDISTIHRILRNQKEVELSVTRNNLKRKRLRQSSCNKVENALLQWFDQMRATDAAISNAQILQKAKEFAIKMNCDFEPSSGWLWRWQRRENIQYKKLQGEIADAYHAQAGTFRDSLLKDILKDYEPCNIFNADESGLFYKALPNGTLCKEGGKTQKDHLTLLFLCNADGTFKKVFVIGKPRNSRCFNEKDPPVPYYSQNKAWMTVSLWSMIMKEFDREMGKQKRKILLFVDNASCHKVNGLCLENVKIEFFPSNTTSVLQPLEQGVIHCFKFYFRKILIRKLILSTEKGESIKEFLNSISILNVLTYIKRSWWLVTSETIKNCFRKAGFPFDGNRFDCIEEVCDTIDIPMEIEEFQEYVACDNNVNCFGTLTDDEIVECVLSEDNEVCQSSEECPTIDLGPPSFAEAINALSIVEKFMECNNIEGDDVDLLEEKLFKRRFKNFHQTNFTSFFN from the exons ATGACTGGAAAAGGGCGAAAAATAACTTCtttaacaataaaacaaaagctcgaaattataaatttagttaaccaggataaaatatcaaaaaacgaGGTTGCTAAAGAATATAATTGTGACATTTCGACTATTCACCGGATTTTAAGAAACCAGAAAGAAGTGGAGTTATCTGTTaccagaaataatttaaaacgcaAGCGTCTCCGGCAAAGTTCCTGCAATAAAGTAGAAAATGCTCTATTACAGTGGTTTGACCAAATGAGGGCGACGGATGCGGCAATTTCTAATGCTCAAATTTTACAGAAAGCTAAggaatttgcaattaaaatgaaCTGTGACTTTGAACCATCTAGTGGTTGGTTGTGGCGTTGGCAACGCAgagaaaatattcaatataaaaagTTACAAGGCGAAATAGCTGATGCATATCACGCGCAGGCAGGAACTTTTCGAGATTCACTCTTAAAAGATATACTAAAGGATTATGAACCATGTAATATTTTCAACGCGGACGAAAGCGGACTATTCTACAAGGCCTTGCCAAATGGAACCTTGTGCAAAGAGGGCGGTAAAACACAAAAGGACCACCTAACTCTTCTATTCCTTTGTAACGCAGATGGAACTTTTAAAAAAGTGTTTGTAATTGGGAAACCAAGAAATTCAAGGTGTTTTAATGAGAAAGATCCTCCAGTGCCATACTATTCGCAAAATAAAGCATGGATGACAGTCTCATTGTGGTCAATGATAATGAAAGAATTCGATCGTGAAATGGGGAAGCAAAAAAGGAAGATATTGTTATTTGTTGATAACGCTAGCTGTCATAAAGTTAATGGGTTGTGCttggaaaatgtgaaaatcgaATTCTTCCCATCAAATACAACATCAGTGTTACAACCTCTTGAACAAGGAGTAATTCACTgcttcaagttttattttagaaaaattttgatACGAAAATTAATACTGTCCACCGAGAAAGGCGAGTcaataaaagaatttttaaactcaATTTCAATACTCAATGTTCTCACCTATATCAAACGGTCATGGTGGCTGGTTACAagcgaaactattaaaaattgtttcagaaAG GCAGGATTTCCATTTGATGGAAATCGATTTGATTGTATTGAAGAGGTATGCGATACAATAGATATTCCAATGGAAATAGAAGAATTTCAGGAATATGTCGCTTGCGATAACAATGTGAATTGTTTTGGTACCCTTACTGACGATGAAATAGTGGAATGTGTATTAAGTGAAGATAACGAAGTCTGTCAGTCTTCGGAGGAATGTCCTACAATTGATCTCGGTCCACCTTCATTTGCAGAAGCAATAAATGCGCTGAGCATTGTCGAAAAATTTATGGAATGTAACAATATTGAAGGAGATGATGTTGATCTTTTAGaggaaaagctttttaaaagaagatttaaaaattttcatcagacaaattttacttccttttttaattaa
- the LOC105215772 gene encoding poly [ADP-ribose] polymerase: MDIDLPYRSEYAKSGRASCKMCKCSIAQGSLRLAALVQSAFHDGKQPMWFHENCFFKKQRPGSVGDIENFENIRFEDQERIKLKIEKSLEVSSSTSTSTSTKKGNKRSAGEGNAIKDFGIEYAKSSRAACRGCEQKILKDQVRIRKTVYTTEVGMKYGGQPLWHHVECFAQLRGELGWLSKGDCIPGFKSLKKDDQTVILKLLPAIDANSGSIIKKAKIEPDVKVEEEIINKQIEKQSKRLFKLRDLVAEQMHKKDMIHLLEYNNQEPASGDSEKMLNQLSDMLTFGSLLPCPECKGREILFSKSGYLCNGQLTEWTKCSNLLIDPERKPCKVPKILKEKYNFLTEIKNKTEKRIVKYNPPSIAVVSKNIDLKKEESTEPKVKRERPPLYNFKFAYVGPKDAEKDLKSRLNKLGGEITTKLSENTVAVFSSKYEVEHMGSRMKKAKELGIHVIPIDYLDLVENSPTNAINYISSTTLCDWGTDPTSRIVQEDVNTKKSKSIYTKSVAKSVTLKIKDGSAVDPDSGLQNVAHVYLNKNDKYSVVLGLTDIQRNKNSYYKLQLLESDSKNKYWVFRSWGRIGTTIGDHKLENFENLNEARQSFLHVYRDKTGNEFNNRDGFVKVPGRMYPIEIDYEEQKTVDSEKFKIESKLHVSVQSLIKLLFDVDAMKRTMMLFDLDMEKMPLGKLSQKQIQSAYKVLSEIYDLIQQNANKVKFIDATNRFYTLIPHSFGVQNPPILDNIDLVEKHRQVLDSLLEIECAYSMLQAENNEKNVNPLDNHYEQLKTKLEPIDKKSDEYKLLEKYVQNTHAETHKMYQLEIIDIFKVARQGETRRYKPFKKLENRKLLWHGSRLTNFAGILSHGLKIAPPEAPVTGYMFGKGIYFADMVSKSANYCCTTTQDSTGLMLLSEVALGNMLECTSAKYITKLPSNKHSTIGRGRTMPDPKESYKKDDGVEIPLGKPITDTNLKTSLLYNEYIVYDVAQVNIQYLFRMNFKYNI; this comes from the exons AAAAATCCTTGGAAGTTAGCTCTAGTACCTCAACTAGTACTAGTACCAAAAAAGGAAACAAACGCAGTGCTGGAGAAGGGAATGCCATTAAAGATTTTGGAATTGAGTACGCTAAGTCCAGTAGAGCAGCATGTCGTGGAtgtgaacaaaaaattttgaaagatcAAGTACGAATTCGAAAAACAGTATATACAACCGAAGTAGGAATGAAATATGGAGGACAGCCTTTGTGGCATCATGTAGAATGCTTTGCGCAGTTACGTGGTGAACTTGGTTGGCTTAGCAAAGGCGATTGTATTCCCGGGttcaaaagtttgaaaaaagatGATCAGACCGTTATCCTTAAACTGTTACC GGCTATTGATGCCAATAGTGGCAGCATTATAAAAAAGGCCAAAATTGAACCAGATGTTAAGGTGGAAGAAGAAATCATCAATAAGCAAATAGAAAAGCAGTCAAAACGGCTATTCAAACTTCGTGATCTGGTAGCAGAACAAATGCACAAAAAAGATATGATTCATTTGCTTGAGTACAATAATCAAGAACCTGCAAGCGGAGATTCGGAAAAAATGTTAAATCAGTTATCAGATATGTTGACATTTGGGTCATTGTTGCCATGTCCTGAATGTAAGGGTCGTGAGATATTATTCAGCAAATCTGGATATTTGTGCAATGGTCAATTAACGGAATGGACCAAATGTTCGAATCTTTTAATAGATCCAGAACGTAAACCTTGTAAAGTACCAAAAATCTTAAAGGAAAAGTATAACTTTTTAACTGAAATTAAGAACAAAACCGAAAAACGGATTGTTAAATATAATCCACCTAGTATTGCTgttgtttcaaaaaatatagatttaaaaaaGGAAGAATCGACCGA accTAAAGTGAAACGGGAGCGACCACCTCTTTACAATTTCAAGTTTGCTTATGTTGGCCCAAAAGATGCAGAAAAGGATTTAAAAAGTCGTTTGAATAAGCTAGGCGGCGAGATTACGACAAAGTTATCTGAAAATACTGTTGCTGTGTTTTCATCGAAATATGAAGTGGAACATATGGGAAGTCGCATGAAAAAGGCGAAAGAACTTGGTATTCATGTTATACCAATCGATTACCTAGATTTGGTCGAGAATAGTCCAACAAACGCAATTAATTACATCAGTAGTACTACGCTTTGTGATTGGGGCACTGATCCAACCTCTCGTATAGTGCAAGAAGATGTAAAtacgaaaaaatcaaaaagtatttatactAAATCTGTCGCAAAGTCGGTGACTTTGAAGATCAAAGATGGATCGGCCGTGGATCCCGACAGTGGCTTACAAAACGTCGCTcatgtatatttgaataaaaatgacaaGTATAGTGTTGTCCTCGGTTTAACAGATATTCAACGCAATAAAAATTCGTACTATAAATTGCAACTTTTGGAAAGTGATTCAAAGAACAA ATATTGGGTATTTCGTTCTTGGGGCCGGATTGGCACTACTATTGGCGACCATAAATTAGAGAATTTCGAAAACCTGAACGAAGCCAGACAATCATTCCTTCACGTTTACCGCGATAAAACTGGAAACGAATTTAATAACCGCGACGGTTTTGTTAAG GTTCCTGGTCGTATGTACCCAATCGAAATTGACTATGAGGAGCAGAAAACTGTAGATTCggaaaaattcaaaatcgaATCAAAATTACATGTATCTGTACAAAGCctaattaaacttttatttgaCGTTGATGCTATGAAAAGAACCATGATGTTGTTCGATCTTGATATGGAAAAAATGCCGTTAGGCAAATTAAGTCAGAAGCAAATTCAGTCAGCTTATAAAGTACTTAGTGAAATTTACGACCTTATACAGCAGAATGCGAATAAAGTTAAGTTCATTGACGCGACTAATCGGTTTTACACCTTAATCCCACATAGCTTTGGAGTTCAAAATCCAccaattttggataatattgaTCTAGTTGAGAAGCACCGGCAAGTGCTCGATTCCCTTTTGGAAATAGAATGCGCTTACAGTATGTTGCAagcagaaaataatgaaaaaaatgtgaatcCTTTGGATAACCATTATGAGCAATTGAAAACAAAGCTTGAGCCTATTGATAAAAAGTCAGATGAATATAAATTACTTGAAAAATACGTTCAGAATACTCATGCCGAAACTCATAAAATGTACCAACTGGAAATCATTGATATATTTAAAGTGGCTCGTCAGGGTGAAACCAGACGTTATAAACCGTTCAAAAAGCTTGAAAATCGAAAACTACTATGGCATGGTTCTCGTCTTACTAACTTTGCTGGAATTTTGTCACATGGCTTAAAAATAGCGCCTCCTGAGGCACCTGTCACAGGTTATATGTTTGGCAAGGGAATATACTTCGCAGATATGGTCTCAAAATCTGCAAATTATTGTTGTACCACCACTCAAGACTCCACAGGACTAATGCTTCTCTCCGAGGTAGCACTTGGAAACATGTTGGAATGTACTTCAGCAAAATACATAACTAAACTCCCATCCAACAAACATAGTACCATAGGTCGTGGCCGGACCATGCCTGACCCAAAAGAATCTTATAAGAAAGACGATGGCGTAGAGATTCCGCTTGGTAAACCGATTACAGATACGAACCTCAAAACATCTCTTCTTTACAACGAATATATTGTATACGATGTTGCTCAAGTGAATATTCAATATCTTTTCCGTATGAACTTCAAATACAATATCTGA
- the LOC105215770 gene encoding programmed cell death protein 6, with the protein MAYSFQSSVPDQQFLWDVFQRVDKDRSGHISADELQIALSNGTWSPFNPETVRLMIGMFDRENRGTVSFQDFGALWKYVTDWQNCFRSFDRDNSGNIDREELKTALSSFGYRLSDNLVDVLIRKFDRFGRGTILFDDFIQCCIVLYTLTSAFRQHDTDMDGVITIHYEQFLSMVFSLKI; encoded by the exons ATGGCGTATAGTTTTCAATCCTCTGTGCCAGATCAGCAGTTCTTGTGGGATGTATTTCAAAG GGTTGATAAGGATCGTAGCGGTCACATTTCTGCTGACGAATTGCAGATAGCCCTGTCTAATGGTACATGGAGTCCGTTTAACCCGGAAACTGTACGTTTAATGATTGGAATGTTTGATCGCGAAAATCGGGGTACAGTTTCATTTCAAGATTTCGGTGCTCTCTGGAAGTATGTTACTGATTGGCAAAACTGCTTCCGATCGTTCGACAGAGACAATTCGGGTAATATTGATAGAGAGGAACTAAAAACAGCATTATCCTCATTTGGGTATCGTTTATCTGATAATCTTGTGGATGTTCTAATTCGGAAATTTGATCGGTTCGGAAGAGGAACAATACTTTTTGATGATTTCATACAATGCTGTATAGTTTTATAT ACTCTTACATCGGCGTTTAGGCAACATGATACAGATATGGATGGTGTTATTACTATACATTACGAACAATTTCTCAGTATggtgttttcattgaaaatatga